From Anopheles darlingi chromosome 2, idAnoDarlMG_H_01, whole genome shotgun sequence, the proteins below share one genomic window:
- the LOC125959063 gene encoding katanin p60 ATPase-containing subunit A1 isoform X1, with translation MVVRRNTTLRTLDSTVSFLSIVESSAPSTSGFQHMARMMDTLILDNLTPFAFTKITTTHRPARISGGNGTGGNAGGSGGGVPGGGGGVGSGDSGGGRSGLIDVRAGPLGAMDRDGMMGRMPGVKKATSTTNVSNLVGAVNSSTIRVNLQKNKIPTQGQCGPLHGDRVEVHPNPRHANLASNASSPPTATDSRWISSLRRRDPELQPTLPSINHSNHHSTSSLTQQHSIGYTSSSNTPNTDRRSSRTSGQKSSLRKSRSVERIRARKLATSKIKERPKKSSSEEGGGSDDQEVTSVEENSPQQQHSPVKRLEKSKVFNGIGYEPHLIDTLEKDMLQKNPNVQWNHVAGLNEAKAILQEAVVLPVILPDFFRGIRRPWKGVLMVGPPGTGKTMLAKAVATECGTTFFNVSSSTLTSKYRGESEKLVRLLFEMARFYAPSTIFIDEIDSLCACRGSDSEHEASRRFKAELLIQMDGLNAANDDKVIMVLAATNHPWDIDEAFRRRFEKRVYIGLPNDNTRKALLELCLKGVSISPDLNIDTVADQLNGYTGSDIANVCRDAAMMAMRRHINGLSPSEIKMIRREEVDLPVTGQDFQDAMLKTRKSVSANDVARYETWMDEYGSC, from the exons ATGGTGGTAAGACGGAACACCACCCTCCGGACTCTGGATTCAACAGTTTCCTTTCTGTCCATCGTGGAATC CTCGGCCCCATCCACATCGGGATTCCAGCACATGGCCCGCATGATGGATACACTTATCCTGGATAATTTGACCCCGTTTGCCTTTACCAAAATCACGACTACGCACCGTCCGGCGAGGATCAGCGGTGGAAATGGCACCGGAGGTAATgctggcggtagtggtggcggtgtccccggtggagggggaggtgtTGGAAGTGGTGatagcggtggtggccggagtGGGCTGATCGATGTACGAGCTGGACCACTTGGCGCGATGGATCGAGATGGCATGATGGGACGCATGCCGGGCGTTAAGAAGGCAACAAGCACGACCAACGTCAGCAATCTGGTCGGTGCGGTCAACTCTTCGACGATTCGGGTCAACCTCCAGAAGAACAAAATACCGACACAAGGTCAGTGCGGGCCGCTACACGGTGACCGTGTTG AGGTCCACCCGAATCCTCGACATGCAAATCTCGCCTCAAATGCGTCGTCTCCTCCGACAGCAACTGATTCTCGCTGGATTTCATCGCTGCGTCGACGTGATCCTGAACTGCAACCGACACTGCCCTCAATCAATCACTCCAATCACCACAGTACCTCATCGCTgacgcagcagcacagcatcgGCTATACGAGCTCCTCCAACACGCCGAACACGGATCGACGTAGCAGCCGGACGAGTGGACAGAAATCTTCCCTTCGCAAGAGTCGCTCGGTGGAGCGCATCCGGGCACGCAAATTGGCCACCTCCAAGATCAAGGAACGCCCCAAGAAATCATCCTCCGAGGAGGGCGGTGGATCCGATGATCAGGAAGTAACCTCGGTCGAGGAAAACTctccccagcagcaacactcgcCAGTGAAGCGACTGGAAAAGTCGAAAGTGTTCAATGGCATCGGCTACGAACCGCATCTGATCGATACGCTCGAGAAGGATATGCTGCAGAAAAATCCGAATGTTCAGTGGAACCATGTTGCCGGATTGAACGAAGCGAAGGCGATCCTACAGGAAGCGGTTGTACTTCCAGTCATACTGCCGGACTTTTTCCGCGGTATTCGACGACCGTGGAAAGGTGTGCTAATGGTTGGACCACCTGGAACAGGAAAGACGATGCTAGCTAAGGCCGTGGCTACGGAGTGCGGAACCACGTTCTTCAACGTGTCCTCCAGCACACTCACGTCCAAGTACCGGGGCGAGAGTGAGAAGTTGGTCCGTTTACTGTTCGAGATGGCTCGTTTCTATGCTCCGAGTACGATCTTCATCGATGAGATCGATTCACTGTGTGCCTGCCGTGGAAGCGATTCCGAACATGAGGCCAGTCGACGCTTCAAGGCGGAGCTGTTAATTCAGATGGATGGGCTGAATGCTGCCAA TGATGATAAAGTCATCATGGTGCTGGCCGCTACCAATCATCCGTGGGATATCGATGAAGCCTTCCGGCGTCGGTTTGAAAAACGCGTTTACATTGGTCTTCCGAACGATAACACTCGTAAGGCGTTGCTGGAGTTGTGCCTCAAAGGTGTTAGCATATCACCGGACCTAAACATAGACACAGTGGCCGATCAGCTGAATGGTTATACGGGATCGGACATTGCTAACGTATGCCG TGATGCTGCCATGATGGCCATGAGGCGCCATATCAATGGCTTGAGTCCGTCGGAAATCAAGATGATACGCCGGGAGGAGGTGGATCTGCCCGTTACCGGTCAGGACTTCCAGGATGCGATGCTCAAAACGCGTAAATCGGTTTCGGCTAATGATGTTGCGCGGTACGAAACATGGATGGATGAGTACGGATCGTGCTAG
- the LOC125951723 gene encoding uncharacterized protein LOC125951723: MWKYVSRRIRDVYDRTAGILEVRRTWNCGPGERFCAENPPEEGAGASNEESHGKRFCLLQAVRPSQLDGHTRKEYGTGSNQSEREGFKRKEHHQPRLEHSWIGAITWTSAIICGWYTSQLLCLYRRTQHPGGRCYQSPLLRTAAEQNGLSLLHCRVLSEYFRQQTTTLPSVFSIESRSSSSDSISLGRKSAHGSSFASFGGIPLSEFVDYTDGHQALRQNFAFRVNNDRKPTVSVAVPGPSSGTVHHPSATSSIEQQHEPETIESAVGNLLNVLGEIEYQLGCQNLEQGEYSAAVSHLKLGTSHQHAGAAFNLGVCYEQGYGLPKDLRMALECYQLAAEQGHPQALYNLGVFYARGSAGLRPSRSMAKKYFVAAAELGLEEAIRALGPKYQQGRKPSMEVPVSGFEESSITDAKRQFSLVNVEQFHPAKRIEGWTNMPLQIVAARG, from the exons ATGTGGAAATATGTTTCCCGTCGTATCCGTGATGTGTACGACAGAACTGCCGGGATCTTAGAAGTACGGCGCACCTGGAACTGCGGTCCCGGAGAGCGCTTCTGTGCGGAAAATCCGCCTGAGGAAGGTGCTGGCGCGAGCAACGAAGAAAGCCATGGAAAGCGCTTCTGTCTGTTGCAAGCGGTTCGCCCGAGCCAGCTGGACGGACATACGCGGAAGGAGTACGGAACCGGATCGAACCAGTCCGAGCGGGAGGGCTTCAAGCGGAAGGAACACCATCAACCGCGCTTGGAACACTCCTGGATCGGAGCAATAACATGG ACGAGTGCCATCATTTGCGGCTGGTACACGAGTCAGCTGTTGTGTCTTTACCGTCGCACCCAACATCCCGGAGGACGCTGTTACCAGTCTCCGCTGCTTCGAACCGCGGCTGAGCAAAATGGCCTGTCTTTGCTACATTGCCGGGTGCTCTCGGAGTACTTTAGGCAGCAGACCACAACGCTGCCATCTGTATTCTCCATCGAATCGCGTAGCTCTTCCTCGGATAGCATATCGCTCGGAAGAAAATCAGCTCACGGTTCATCGTTTGCCAGCTTCGGTGGGATTCCTCTCAGTGAGTTCGTGGACTATACAGATGGCCACCAAGCGTTGAGGCAGAACTTTGCTTTCCGAGTCAACAATGATCGGAAACCGACCGTTTCTGTCGCCGTTCCGGGCCCCAGCTCTGGCACCGTACATCACCCGTCCGCAACATCGTccattgagcagcagcatgaacctGAAACGATCGAATCGGCCGTGGGGAACTTGCTCAATGTTCTGGGAGAAATTGAATATCAACTTGGCTGCCAGAACCTGGAGCAGGGAGAGTATAGTGCAGCCGTTTCTCATCTAAAATTGGGAACTAGCCACCAACACGCCGGTGCTGCCTTCAATCTTGGTGTATGCTATGAACAGGGCTACGGTTTGCCCAAGGATTTGCGAATG GCTCTGGAATGCTACCAGCTTGCGGCGGAGCAAGGTCATCCACAGGCGTTGTATAATCTTGGTGTGTTCTACGCTCGAGGGTCTGCCGGTTTACGTCCTAGTCGCTCGATGGCCAAAAAGTACTTCGTTGCTGCCGCCGAACTTGGTTTGGAAGAGGCCATTAGGGCTCTAGGTCCCAAGTACCAGCAGGGCAGGAAGCCCTCCATGGAGGTGCCGGTGTCGGGTTTTGAGGAGTCATCGATTACCGATGCTAAACGGCAATTTTCGCTCGTTAACGTGGAGCAGTTCCACCCCGCGAAACGCATTGAAGGATGGACTAACATGCCGCTTCAAATCGTAGCCGCTCGTGGTTAG
- the LOC125951693 gene encoding uncharacterized protein LOC125951693: MERSFEYFPPTICYDKPAAATVSQEECESRRTRALDGSVVLELIVPKKSAKVWTLQKDDLCRVSLPVGSQVGDLNFWNLDQPRLERFYSGKTRQIHSTHLKTYDRLWSCFPYLRPMATFVRDSLQAYGIDRDGGSLHDVVGTRCDDYIYKLITGEDRHDSCHTYLTEAVKEYGLTEQDVHDTWNIFMCTGFTRDTQQYFCKPSPARKGDYIEFLADMDLLVALSACPQGDVSIQVGQKVPDSKCFPLKVDVFRSITN; encoded by the exons ATGGAACGATCGTTTGAATACTTTCCACCAACCATTTGCTACGATaaaccagctgctgcaacagtaTCGCAAGAAGAGTGTGAATCTAGAAGAACACGTGCTTTGGATGGATCAGTGGTACTGGAGCTGATTGTTCCAAAGAAATCGGCTAAAGTGTGGACGCTACAGAAGGACGATCTATGTCGTGTGTCGCTGCCAGTAGGATCTCAGGTCGGAGATCTTAACTTTTGGAATTTAGATCAGCCTCGATTGGAGCGTTTTTATTCTGGTAAAACCCGCCAGATACACTCGACTCACTTGAAAACGTACGACCGGCTTTGGAGTTGCTTCCCGTACTTACGACCGATGGCAACATTCGTGAGGGATTCACTCCAGGCTTACGGTATCGATCGGGATGGAGGGTCGCTGCACGACGTTGTTGGTACGCGGTGTGATGACTATATCTACAAGCTAATTACCGGTGAGGATCGACATGATAGCTGCCACACATACCTCACAGAGGCAGTGAAGGAGTACGGGTTGACGGAGCAGGATGTACACGATACCTGGAACATATTCATGTGCACCGGATTCACAAGG GACACCCAACAATACTTTTGCAAGCCGAGTCCTGCTAGGAAGGGGGATTATATAGAGTTTCTCGCCGATATGGACCTTCTCGTAGCTCTCAGTGCTTGTCCGCAAGGCGATGTTTCAATTCAAGTTGGCCAAAAGGTACCGGATAGTAAATGTTTCCCGTTAAAAGTGGATGTATTTCGTTCCattacaaattga
- the LOC125959652 gene encoding protein jagunal isoform X2, whose product MASRGGPMVIGTDGADFEHRQRVAAHYQISALNKSRLKYCIFFHYLLFFVMLVKLSADILDRLDIFILEIEELQIPTPLWWEYFWCLSVFLSFFGLAAVRGNRINDMKKYMVGISTIAFVPLLYCIFYYLNDVLEYISLEEGTELEDTDIFVWQGYPYGLLWYGFVLLAFQVHFFSLFFAWNLIKAWRARGALKRAQ is encoded by the exons ATGGCTTCCCGCGGCGGACCGATGGTTATCGGCACGGATGGTGCCGATTTCGAGCACAGACAACGCGTGGCCGCACATTACCAAATCAG CGCACTGAACAAATCTCGGTTAAAGTACTGCATTTTCTTCCACTATCTGCTGTTCTTCGTGATGCTAGTCAAACTATCCGCCGACATCCTCGACCGACTCGATATTTTTATACTGGAAATCGAGGAGCTTCAAATACCGACACCGCTCTGGTGGGAATACTTCTGGTGCCTCTCCGTGTTCCTGTCCTTCTTCGGACTGGCCGCCGTTCGTGGTAACCGCATTAACGATATGAAGAAGTACATGGTGGGTATTAGCACGATCGCGTTTGTGCCGCTACTGTACTGCATCTTTTACTATCTGAATGATGTACTGGAGTATATCAGCTTGGAAGAAGGTACCGAACTAGAAGATACCGATATCTTCGTGTGGCAG GGCTATCCGTACGGGTTGCTGTGGTACGGTTTTGTGCTATTGGCCTTCCAGGTGCACTTTTTCTCGCTGTTCTTTGCCTGGAACCTGATCAAAGCCTGGAGAGCACGCGGCGCTCTCAAGAGGGCCCAGTAG
- the LOC125959652 gene encoding protein jagunal isoform X1, translating into MASRGGPMVIGTDGADFEHRQRVAAHYQISALNKSRLKYCIFFHYLLFFVMLVKLSADILDRLDIFILEIEELQIPTPLWWEYFWCLSVFLSFFGLAAVRGNRINDMKKYMVGISTIAFVPLLYCIFYYLNDVLEYISLEEGTELEDTDIFVWQVIGYPYGLLWYGFVLLAFQVHFFSLFFAWNLIKAWRARGALKRAQ; encoded by the exons ATGGCTTCCCGCGGCGGACCGATGGTTATCGGCACGGATGGTGCCGATTTCGAGCACAGACAACGCGTGGCCGCACATTACCAAATCAG CGCACTGAACAAATCTCGGTTAAAGTACTGCATTTTCTTCCACTATCTGCTGTTCTTCGTGATGCTAGTCAAACTATCCGCCGACATCCTCGACCGACTCGATATTTTTATACTGGAAATCGAGGAGCTTCAAATACCGACACCGCTCTGGTGGGAATACTTCTGGTGCCTCTCCGTGTTCCTGTCCTTCTTCGGACTGGCCGCCGTTCGTGGTAACCGCATTAACGATATGAAGAAGTACATGGTGGGTATTAGCACGATCGCGTTTGTGCCGCTACTGTACTGCATCTTTTACTATCTGAATGATGTACTGGAGTATATCAGCTTGGAAGAAGGTACCGAACTAGAAGATACCGATATCTTCGTGTGGCAGGTAATT GGCTATCCGTACGGGTTGCTGTGGTACGGTTTTGTGCTATTGGCCTTCCAGGTGCACTTTTTCTCGCTGTTCTTTGCCTGGAACCTGATCAAAGCCTGGAGAGCACGCGGCGCTCTCAAGAGGGCCCAGTAG
- the LOC125959063 gene encoding katanin p60 ATPase-containing subunit A1 isoform X2: protein MLFSSIPSLPALFENMASDRVLFRRTRISAPSTSGFQHMARMMDTLILDNLTPFAFTKITTTHRPARISGGNGTGGNAGGSGGGVPGGGGGVGSGDSGGGRSGLIDVRAGPLGAMDRDGMMGRMPGVKKATSTTNVSNLVGAVNSSTIRVNLQKNKIPTQEVHPNPRHANLASNASSPPTATDSRWISSLRRRDPELQPTLPSINHSNHHSTSSLTQQHSIGYTSSSNTPNTDRRSSRTSGQKSSLRKSRSVERIRARKLATSKIKERPKKSSSEEGGGSDDQEVTSVEENSPQQQHSPVKRLEKSKVFNGIGYEPHLIDTLEKDMLQKNPNVQWNHVAGLNEAKAILQEAVVLPVILPDFFRGIRRPWKGVLMVGPPGTGKTMLAKAVATECGTTFFNVSSSTLTSKYRGESEKLVRLLFEMARFYAPSTIFIDEIDSLCACRGSDSEHEASRRFKAELLIQMDGLNAANDDKVIMVLAATNHPWDIDEAFRRRFEKRVYIGLPNDNTRKALLELCLKGVSISPDLNIDTVADQLNGYTGSDIANVCRDAAMMAMRRHINGLSPSEIKMIRREEVDLPVTGQDFQDAMLKTRKSVSANDVARYETWMDEYGSC, encoded by the exons ATGTTATTCTCATCGATACCATCACTGCCCGCACTGTTCGAGAACATGGCCTCGGATCGGGTGCTGTTCCGACGTACCAGAAT CTCGGCCCCATCCACATCGGGATTCCAGCACATGGCCCGCATGATGGATACACTTATCCTGGATAATTTGACCCCGTTTGCCTTTACCAAAATCACGACTACGCACCGTCCGGCGAGGATCAGCGGTGGAAATGGCACCGGAGGTAATgctggcggtagtggtggcggtgtccccggtggagggggaggtgtTGGAAGTGGTGatagcggtggtggccggagtGGGCTGATCGATGTACGAGCTGGACCACTTGGCGCGATGGATCGAGATGGCATGATGGGACGCATGCCGGGCGTTAAGAAGGCAACAAGCACGACCAACGTCAGCAATCTGGTCGGTGCGGTCAACTCTTCGACGATTCGGGTCAACCTCCAGAAGAACAAAATACCGACACAAG AGGTCCACCCGAATCCTCGACATGCAAATCTCGCCTCAAATGCGTCGTCTCCTCCGACAGCAACTGATTCTCGCTGGATTTCATCGCTGCGTCGACGTGATCCTGAACTGCAACCGACACTGCCCTCAATCAATCACTCCAATCACCACAGTACCTCATCGCTgacgcagcagcacagcatcgGCTATACGAGCTCCTCCAACACGCCGAACACGGATCGACGTAGCAGCCGGACGAGTGGACAGAAATCTTCCCTTCGCAAGAGTCGCTCGGTGGAGCGCATCCGGGCACGCAAATTGGCCACCTCCAAGATCAAGGAACGCCCCAAGAAATCATCCTCCGAGGAGGGCGGTGGATCCGATGATCAGGAAGTAACCTCGGTCGAGGAAAACTctccccagcagcaacactcgcCAGTGAAGCGACTGGAAAAGTCGAAAGTGTTCAATGGCATCGGCTACGAACCGCATCTGATCGATACGCTCGAGAAGGATATGCTGCAGAAAAATCCGAATGTTCAGTGGAACCATGTTGCCGGATTGAACGAAGCGAAGGCGATCCTACAGGAAGCGGTTGTACTTCCAGTCATACTGCCGGACTTTTTCCGCGGTATTCGACGACCGTGGAAAGGTGTGCTAATGGTTGGACCACCTGGAACAGGAAAGACGATGCTAGCTAAGGCCGTGGCTACGGAGTGCGGAACCACGTTCTTCAACGTGTCCTCCAGCACACTCACGTCCAAGTACCGGGGCGAGAGTGAGAAGTTGGTCCGTTTACTGTTCGAGATGGCTCGTTTCTATGCTCCGAGTACGATCTTCATCGATGAGATCGATTCACTGTGTGCCTGCCGTGGAAGCGATTCCGAACATGAGGCCAGTCGACGCTTCAAGGCGGAGCTGTTAATTCAGATGGATGGGCTGAATGCTGCCAA TGATGATAAAGTCATCATGGTGCTGGCCGCTACCAATCATCCGTGGGATATCGATGAAGCCTTCCGGCGTCGGTTTGAAAAACGCGTTTACATTGGTCTTCCGAACGATAACACTCGTAAGGCGTTGCTGGAGTTGTGCCTCAAAGGTGTTAGCATATCACCGGACCTAAACATAGACACAGTGGCCGATCAGCTGAATGGTTATACGGGATCGGACATTGCTAACGTATGCCG TGATGCTGCCATGATGGCCATGAGGCGCCATATCAATGGCTTGAGTCCGTCGGAAATCAAGATGATACGCCGGGAGGAGGTGGATCTGCCCGTTACCGGTCAGGACTTCCAGGATGCGATGCTCAAAACGCGTAAATCGGTTTCGGCTAATGATGTTGCGCGGTACGAAACATGGATGGATGAGTACGGATCGTGCTAG
- the LOC125959062 gene encoding another transcription unit protein encodes MGRETESDGSGSDSGSSRGSRSRSGTPQIAPTPGFSLEHHDSRSNSPNRRSRSGTPANNRSRSGSRSRSGSRSPSPNNQQKHSSRSRSRSGSRAGSQRSGSGSRSRSRSGSGTGRSRSGTPANRSRSGSAASGSPGSNRKSRSSSRSVRSGTARSRSGSVQSPASDKRKRAVLSSDSESETPGKKEQKKKSKLIDTDSEEEENVNQSSKPGDVTADALFGNADDISSDEDAGSAGGGRERDELDDLEDEQRKQEQEKERSRDRSRSRSRSRSRDSYRRSSDEEGNRDRLARWEEPKEPEPEQEPIPETRIDVEIPRIVTDLGRDIHFVKLPNFLSVETRPFDAETYEDEIDEEETLDEEGRQRLKLKVENTIRWRNNIDNKGNAQRETNARFVKWSDGSMSLHLGSEIFDVYKQPLQGDHNHLFIRQGTGLQGQSVFRTKLTFRPHSTESFTHQKMLISLADRSQKTSGIKILTTVGIDPDADRKQNLKKEEEKLRMAMRAKPASAKPKRSRDSGAGASNAYHHDEGSEDEGGISIAAIKNKFKGDKPKGGKQSTAIYSSDEEGSDLDMGRRKKNIDKKKALKSLADSDDSEAGSGSGSERSRGSRSRSNSGSDGSGSGSGGEGSGSGKSGAGNDQSGDDSDE; translated from the exons ATGGGACGAGAAACGGAATCGGATGGTTCAG GGTCCGACTCGGGCTCGAGTCGTGGTAGCCGTAGCCGCAGCGGAACGCCGCAAATAGCGCCAACTCCAGGGTTTTCGTTGGAGCATCATGATTCTCG CTCGAATTCTCCTAATCGCCGCTCCCGTTCCGGAACACCGGCAAACAATCGAAGCCGGTCGGGGTCCCGTTCCCGGTCGGGGAGTCGGTCGCCATCACCTAACAACCAACAGAAGCACTCGAGTCGTTCACGCAGTAGGTCTGGATCACGGGCAGGCTCGCAGCGCTCGGGGTCCGGTTCACGATCCCGTTCtcggtccggttccggtactGGACGCTCTCGTAGCGGAACACCCGCAAACCGATCCAGAAGTGGTTCCGCTGCTTCTGGCTCTCCGGGATCAAACAGGAAATCTCGATCGAGCtctcgttccgttcgctccggAACAGCTCGCAGTCGTTCGGGTTCGGTACAGTCACCGGCGAGTGACAAACGCAAACGGGCCGTACTGAGCAGTGATTCGGAATCCGAAACTCCAGGcaagaaggagcagaaaaagaagagcaagCTGATCGATACAGATtccgaagaggaggaaaacgtGAATCAATCGTCAAAGCCTGGCGACGTTACGGCCGATGCGCTGTTCGGTAATGCTGACGATATCAGTTCAGATGAGGATGCTGgctcggctggtggtggccgtgaaCGTGACGAGCTCGATGATCTGGAGGATGAACAGCGTaagcaggaacaggagaagGAACGGTCACGTgatcgatcgagaagcagGAGTCGTAGCCGTAGCCGAGACAGTTATCGGCGTTCATCGGATGAAGAAGGTAACAGAGATCGATTGGCACGCTGGGAGGAACCAAAGGAACCCGAGCCGGAGCAGGAACCCATTCCGGAGACACGAATCGACGTGGAAATTCCCCGTATAGTAACGGATCTGGGACGTGACATACACTTTGTCAAATTACCCAACTTCCTGTCAGTCGAGACGCGGCCATTCGATGCCGAAACGTACGAGGATGAAATTGACGAAGAGGAAACGCTCGACGAAGAAGGTCGCCAGCGTTTAAAGTTGAAGGTGGAGAACACGATCCGTTGGAGGAACAATATCGACAACAAGGGCAACGCACAGCGCGAAACAAATGCACGGTTCGTGAAGTGGTCCGACGGGAGCATGAGTCTGCACCTGGGTTCCGAGATATTCGATGTGTATAAGCAACCGCTGCAGGGTGATCATAATCATTTGTTTATCCGGCAAGGAACGGGTCTCCAGGGACAGTCGGTATTCCGCACGAAGCTTACCTTCCGTCCGCACTCTACGGAATCATTCACCCATCAGAAGATGCTCATCTCGTTGGCCGATCGATCTCAGAAGACATCTGGCATCAAGATCCTCACAACGGTGGGCATTGATCCTGATGCGGATCGGAAGCAAAATcttaaaaaggaagaagagaagcttCGCATGGCAATGCGTGCTAAACCGGCATCGgccaaaccgaagcgaagccgTGATTCCGGAGCTGGGGCCAGCAACGCGTATCACCATGATGAAGGTTCGGAAGACGAGGGTGGTATCTCGATTGCTGCCATTAAGAACAAGTTCAAGGGCGACAAACCGAAGGGCGGAAAGCAGAGTACAGCCATCTACTCTTCGGACGAGGAAGGTTCCGACTTGGATATGGGACGACGCAAAAAGAATATCGACAAGAAGAAGGCCCTCAAATCGTTGGCTGATTCGGATGATAGCGAAGCCGGTTCAGGGTCCGGTTCGGAGCGATCCCGAGGATCACGCTCACGCTCAAACTCCGGATCTGATGGCTCGGGATCGGGCTCCGGTGGTGAAGGATCGGGAAGTGGAAAGAGTGGCGCTGGAAACGATCAATCCGGTGACGATAGTGACGAGTAG